A single Acidobacteriaceae bacterium DNA region contains:
- a CDS encoding aldolase/citrate lyase family protein, with protein sequence MNRLHQAIKDAAGQPLLGAALYSYDPIFLEIAAHMGFQVIWIEMEHAPISFSEAADLCRMATGTGMLTMIRIPDARRESVLKAAECGPDIIDIPMVDTPEEVDELVRYAKFAPIGERGMFSVSRALRYGIVDSVPAEQQKLNTELTLLAQIETKEALERIEEIASVPDVDIFIGPADLASSLGIPGQTSHPDLLEAAEHIVRVSRKHGKKIITACGAADFHHWVRLGVDLLFCTNNIVCLKAGAQIALDAAQEAIAAVQNESKPRPALAK encoded by the coding sequence ATGAACCGCCTTCATCAAGCCATCAAAGACGCAGCTGGACAGCCCCTGCTCGGCGCCGCGCTCTACTCCTACGATCCAATCTTTCTCGAGATCGCTGCGCACATGGGCTTTCAGGTCATCTGGATCGAGATGGAGCATGCGCCGATCAGCTTCTCGGAGGCCGCCGATCTCTGCCGCATGGCCACCGGAACCGGCATGCTCACCATGATCCGCATCCCCGACGCGCGCCGCGAGAGCGTCCTCAAGGCCGCCGAATGCGGCCCTGACATCATCGATATTCCCATGGTCGACACGCCCGAGGAGGTCGACGAGCTCGTGCGTTATGCGAAGTTCGCTCCCATAGGCGAGCGCGGCATGTTCAGCGTCTCTCGCGCGCTCCGCTACGGCATCGTCGACAGCGTGCCCGCCGAACAGCAGAAGCTCAACACCGAACTGACGCTTCTCGCGCAGATCGAAACTAAAGAAGCGCTCGAGCGCATCGAAGAGATCGCCTCCGTTCCGGACGTCGACATCTTCATCGGTCCCGCTGATCTCGCCTCCAGCCTCGGCATCCCCGGCCAGACCTCGCACCCTGACCTCCTCGAAGCCGCCGAGCACATCGTCCGCGTCTCCCGCAAGCACGGCAAAAAGATCATCACAGCATGCGGTGCCGCAGACTTCCACCATTGGGTTCGACTTGGCGTCGACCTTCTCTTCTGCACAAACAACATCGTCTGCCTCAAGGCCGGCGCTCAGATCGCACTTGACGCTGCACAAGAAGCCATCGCTGCCGTCCAAAACGAATCCAAGCCGCGTCCCGCACTCGCGAAATAG
- a CDS encoding sodium:solute symporter translates to MRPLDLIIIAAYLAALVAIGLRFARRQRSTERYFVAGRSVPGWAMGLSLLATIITSVTFIAYPGAAYAGDWSLLVPGILFVGVLGLIGSVIVPFFRRVVCMSAYEYFGRRFGRGVRLYSSFAFAIGHFSKMGFVFYLLALTLASMTGWPITGIILLTAVVTIFYTLIGGVEAVVWSDVVQGFILWAGILVSLAYLLFLPPQGPHAVLADAWSHHKMSLGSTTFRFNQPTIIVLVIYGFFFYLQKYTADQTVVQRYLIARSDRAAIRGIALGAGLCLPVWAAFMLIGSLLWSFYRLTGETIPKSITRADAIFPHFLVTHIPSGLAGLFVAALLGSAMSMLASDMNCLSVIAVEDFYRFARPRSTDRQLLRAGRIVVALSGLAAAGVALRLAHTHGSALSLYYTITAVVAGGLAGLFLLAFLMPRATREGAIAGLVVSLIFTAWATFTEGGKILNLGHWNFTWHDYMIGAIGHVILLVVGVAASLLLPGSPIAPDLTWQGWRRQSQMPVAAGV, encoded by the coding sequence CAGCGCTCGTTGCGATCGGCCTGCGCTTTGCGCGTCGTCAGCGCTCGACGGAGCGATACTTCGTCGCCGGCCGCTCCGTACCTGGATGGGCGATGGGCCTCTCGCTGCTCGCGACGATCATTACCAGCGTTACGTTCATCGCTTACCCCGGCGCGGCCTACGCGGGCGACTGGTCATTGCTCGTCCCTGGCATCCTCTTCGTCGGAGTCCTCGGCCTCATCGGTTCCGTCATCGTGCCTTTCTTTCGTCGCGTCGTCTGCATGAGCGCCTACGAGTATTTCGGCCGTCGCTTCGGCCGCGGCGTCCGCCTCTACTCATCGTTCGCCTTCGCCATCGGGCACTTTTCCAAGATGGGCTTCGTCTTCTACCTGCTCGCGCTCACGCTCGCCAGTATGACCGGCTGGCCCATCACCGGCATCATCCTGCTCACTGCAGTCGTCACCATCTTCTACACGCTCATCGGCGGTGTTGAAGCCGTGGTCTGGAGCGATGTCGTGCAGGGCTTCATTCTCTGGGCAGGCATCCTGGTTTCTCTCGCTTATCTCCTTTTCCTTCCTCCGCAAGGTCCGCACGCAGTTCTCGCTGACGCCTGGAGCCACCACAAGATGAGCCTCGGCAGCACCACATTCCGCTTCAACCAGCCGACCATCATCGTGCTTGTCATCTATGGATTCTTCTTCTACCTGCAGAAGTACACCGCGGATCAAACCGTCGTGCAGCGTTACCTGATCGCGCGCTCCGACCGCGCAGCCATCCGCGGCATCGCACTCGGCGCCGGACTCTGTCTTCCCGTGTGGGCCGCATTCATGCTCATCGGCAGCCTGCTCTGGAGCTTCTACCGCCTCACCGGCGAGACCATCCCAAAATCCATCACCAGGGCCGACGCCATCTTCCCGCACTTTCTCGTCACGCACATTCCCTCGGGACTCGCCGGCCTGTTCGTCGCCGCACTGCTCGGCTCGGCCATGTCCATGCTCGCCTCTGACATGAACTGCCTGTCCGTGATCGCTGTCGAAGACTTCTACCGCTTTGCACGCCCGCGCAGCACCGACCGACAGCTTCTGCGCGCCGGCCGCATCGTCGTCGCACTCAGCGGACTCGCTGCCGCTGGTGTCGCCCTTCGTCTCGCGCACACGCATGGCAGCGCGCTCTCGCTTTACTACACCATCACTGCTGTCGTCGCCGGCGGCCTCGCAGGGCTCTTCCTGCTCGCCTTCCTGATGCCGCGAGCCACACGCGAAGGAGCCATCGCCGGCCTCGTCGTCAGCCTCATCTTCACCGCGTGGGCCACGTTCACTGAAGGCGGCAAGATCCTCAATCTCGGCCACTGGAACTTCACGTGGCACGACTACATGATTGGCGCCATCGGCCACGTGATTCTCCTTGTCGTCGGCGTCGCTGCAAGTCTTCTACTTCCCGGCTCACCTATAGCGCCCGACCTCACCTGGCAGGGGTGGCGGCGTCAATCACAAATGCCAGTTGCTGCCGGAGTCTGA